The following proteins come from a genomic window of Kwoniella bestiolae CBS 10118 chromosome 3, complete sequence:
- a CDS encoding trehalose-phosphatase: MDSMHPDPAPAPPPSLEDIKAQVSRLEAAHKQKGLPLSGRIIHVMHHLPVEIVRIVPAESLEAGGMLSPPMTPEFKPEDVEAKVESADAKWRIHARTAHPALVSGIKSLSDTHDQILVAWTGEVLLQPDTNASPQPTSQATFPSIAQNLLAPFSNQHETPSPTSPSMPAPPNESPLMVFGGEFNDQEKKDVEKELERFTEVEQKFEEGGRLKYLPVFLPPDVSKGHYEGFCKKTLWPLFHYLLWLDSTATVPSPDPSWLAYHKTNQMFAQRVAEVYRPGDLIICHDYHLLLAPKMIREALGQVFHPNAGWGTAHPSPAAHHANKRFDWDQSQQATPTNNNNNDKSKTEKLGGFLSNVGSALGQHLSVGGEHAAPVEVMIGMFMHTPWPSSEIFRCLPTRREILDGMLGANLVSFQTYSYSRHFVSTCIRVCGYESTPGGVDANGQVTAVGYCPIGLDVKRVIHDRELPGVIPKMEALRQLYKDKKIIVGREKLDVAKGVYNKLQAFEKFLQVYPEWRGKVVLIQVTTPALSESPKLERMTAELVSHINGTYGSLDFTPVHHYHQALEKDEYFGLLSVADLALITSLRDGMNTTSMEFILCQDKTNKSPLVLSEFMGTVASFQSALQINPHDLLGVAHAINKGLNMPQSEKDDRHENLLNSVLGHTSYTWAATILKQLLENVGGEHTAHQTPALDVNKFSAAYKGAKKRLMLFDYDGTLTPIVKVPSHAVPTERTLTAISTLAQDPKNVVYLISGRDGDFLEEHWGHVENLGMSAEHGSFVKQPGDEEFTNMTEALDMSWMSEVEEIFKYYTERTTGATIEVKKASITWHYRNSDPDFGEFQCKQCLDLLESSLAPRRPIEVLVGKKNLEVRPLAVNKGEIVKRLMYENPDADLIFCAGDDKTDEDMFRSLRTVFPPGGVHTSDPIIMKPPVAVTSTLDPEEVAELKDVELHIRPDEIFATTVGPPAKKTLAGWHVTCPEEVVEALETLLEMQ, from the exons ATGGACTCCATGCACCCTGACCCCGCTCCcgcccctcccccttctctgGAAGATATCAAAGCCCAAGTCTCACGACTTGAGGCTGCCCACAAGCAGAAGGGCCTACCCCTCTCCGGGCGAATCATCCATGTAATGCACCATCTCCCCGTTGAGATCGTTCGGATTGTCCCCGCCGAATCATTAGAAGCCGGTGGGATGTTATCCCCACCCATGACACCTGAATTCAAACCCGAAGATGTAGAGGCCAAGGTCGAATCTGCAGATGCCAAATGGAGGATTCACGCTAGGACTGCTCACCCGGCCTTGGTATCTGGTATAAAATCATTGTCCGACACTCATGATCAGATCTTGGTAGCTTGGACCGGTGAAGTCCTCTTACAACCTGATACCAACGCTTCACCTCAACCTACCTCCCAAGCTACTTTCCCTTCTATCGCTCAAAACCTCTTAGCTCCCTTCTCGAACCAACATGAGACCCCTTCACCTACTTCTCCAAGTATGCCTGCTCCTCCTAACGAATCGCCTTTGATGGTCTTCGGAGGAGAGTTCAACGaccaagagaagaaggatgttgagaaggagttggagaggttCACCGAAGTGGAACAGAAGTtcgaggaaggtggaagattgAAGTATCTCCCGGTATTCTTACCTCCTGATGTTAGTAAAGGTCATTACGAGGGTTTCTGTAAGAAGA CCCTTTGGCCATTGTTCCACTACCTCTTATGGCTCGACTCGACCGCTACCGTCCCTTCACCTGATCCCTCGTGGCTCGCTTACCACAAGACCAACCAGATGTTCGCTCAGAGAGTAGCAGAAGTTTACAGACCCGGTGATCTGATCATCTGCCACGATTACCATCTCCTCTTAGCTCCTAAGATGATCAGAGAGGCTCTTGGTCAAGTGTTCCACCCTAATGCTGGATGGGGTACCGCTCATCCCTCACCCGCTGCCCACCACGCCAACAAGCGATTCGATTGGGACCAAAGTCAGCAAGCTACTCCTacgaacaacaacaacaacgataaGTCCAAGACTGAGAAACTCGGTGGATTCCTTTCAAACGTCGGTTCAGCCCTTGGTCAACATCTCAGTGTGGGTGGTGAACATGCCGCACCGGTGGAAGTCATGATTGGAATGTTCATGCATACCCCTTGGCCAAGTTCTGAAATCTTCAGATGTCTTCCTA CTCGACGAGAGATCCTCGACGGTATGCTCGGAGCCAACCTCGTATCTTTCCAGACATACTCTTACTCCCGACACTTTGTCTCTACCTGCATAAGGGTGTGTGGGTACGAGTCCACCCCAGGAGGAGTCGACGCCAATGGACAAGTCACTGCTGTCGGTTACTGTCCTATTGGATTGGACGTTAAGAGAGTAATTCACGATAGGGAATTACCAGGTGTGATCCCCAAGATGGAAGCTCTCCGACAACTATACAAAGATAAGAAGATCATCGTTGGaagggagaagttggatgtGGCCAAAGGTGTTTACAACAAACTTCAAGCGTTCGAGAAGTTCTTGCAAGTCTATCCTGAATGGAGAGGAAAGGTCGTCTTGATCCAGGTGACCACACCTGCGTTATCTGAATCACCGAAACTTGAGAGAATGACTGCGGAGTTGGTTAGTCATATTAATGGAACTTATGGGAGTCTGGACTTTACCCCTGTACATCATTA CCACCAAGCTCTTGAGAAAGATGAATACTTCGGATTACTCTCCGTTGCCGACCTTGCGCTCATCACATCCCTAAGAGACGGTATGAACACCACCTCGATGGAATTTATCTTATGTCAAGATAAGACCAATAAGTCTCCTCTTGTCCTATCAGAATTCATGGGTACCGTAGCCTCCTTCCAGAGCGCCCTCCAGATCAACCCCCACGACCTCCTCGGCGTAGCGCACGCTATCAACAAGGGATTGAACATGCCTCAAAGTGAGAAAGATGATCGACATGAGAATCTGCTTAATTCCGTGCTGGGACATACATCTTATACTTGGGCTGCGACTATTTTGAAACAGTTGTTGGAGAATGTCGGTGGGGAACATACGGCGCATCAGACCCCTGCGCTGGACGTAAATAAATTTAGTGCGGCTTATAAGGGtgcgaagaagaggttgatgttgTTTGATTATGAT GGAACCCTCACCCCAATCGTCAAAGTCCCATCCCACGCCGTACCTACCGAACGGACCCTCACAGCCATCAGTACCCTCGCCCAAGATCCCAAGAACGTCGTTTACCTCATCTCAGGACGTGATGGTGATTTCCTCGAAGAGCATTGGGGCCATGTGGAGAATCTTGGAATGTCGGCTGAACATGGTTCATTCGTTAAGCAACCtggagatgaggagtttACGAATATGACGGAGGCGCTGGATATGAGTTGGAtgagtgaggttgaggagatctTCAAGTATTATACTGAG CGAACAACTGGAGCAACCATCGAGGTCAAGAAGGCATCTATCACGTGGCATTACAGGAACTCTGATCCTGATTTCGG TGAATTCCAATGTAAACAATGTTTGGATCTGCTCGAGAGCTCCTTAGCGCCTCGACGACCTattgaag TCCTCGTCGGAAAGAAGAACCTTGAAGTTAGACCTCTCGCAGTGAATAAGGGGGAGATCGTTAAGAGACTGATGTATGAGAACCCTGATGCGGATTTGATCTTCTGTGCGGGAGATGACAAG ACCGACGAAGACATGTTCCGATCCCTCCGAACAGTCTTCCCACCAGGTGGAGTGCACACATCCGACCCAATAATCATGAAACCTCCCGTGGCCGTTACGTCCACCCTGGACCCAGAGGAAGTCGCAGAGTTGAAAGATGTCGAACTGCATATAAGGCCTGACGAGATATTCGCTACGACCGTTGGACCGCCTGCTAAGAAGACTTTGGCGGGGTGGCATGTCACTTGtcctgaggaggtggtggaggcTTTGGAGACGCTGTTGGAGATGCAGTAG